In bacterium, the sequence GACCAATCACACCCGTATCAGGTGGAATATCTGATAGTAAATCAGGGCAGATACAAGGGGCAGGTTCAACCAGTTTTGCCGAACTGTTAAGAGAAAAAGGGATTCAACTTTCAAATCATGCCAACACGAGAATACAGTCCAGAAATATTCCAACCAGCACAGAGAATGTTTCGAGACTGCAGTCTGCAATAGACAAAGCCAGTGCCAAGGGTGCAAAAGAATGCCTTGTTCTTATGGACAACACTGCATATTTGGTCGCTCTAAAACATTTGCCTGACGGGAAAGCAAGTCAGACAGTAGTTACTGTTATAAGTAAAGATGAGCTTCAACAGCGCATTTTTACTTCTATAGATTCGGTTGTAATTGCTTGAGGCCGGACCTTGCCATAGTGGCAAGGAAGCCTCTTTATGTCGCTGAATGACTGATGCGGCATACTTTCCGCCCGAAAGGCGGAAAGTCTCGCCAAGGCGGGACAAGGAGGAGGGGGAAAATGATAGGATCATTATATACAGGAGCGAGTGGGCTTAGAGCTCATCTCCTGAGACTTGACGTAGTTAGTAACAATCTTGCAAATGTTAACACAATTGGTTTTAAGGCAGGCAGAACGACTTTTGAAGAAGCTTTATCACGTTTCATATCTTCCGCTCGCAGGGCTGATGACGATATGGGAGGTATAAACCCGGCTCAAATCGGGACAGGTGTTAATGTTTCTTCTATTGATAATATCTTTACACAGGGGGGATTATCCTCTACGGGTGTAACTACTGACCTTGCTATACAGGGAAATGGATTTTTTACGGTAAAGGATAATTCCGGCGCAAATTATTATACAAGAGCCGGTATGTTCAGACTTGATTCTTTAGGACATTTAGTAACCCCGGATGGTCTCAGACTTCAGGGTAAAATGGCAGACAGCGAAGGGACTATCGCATCCGGAACAAGCATAGAAGACCTGATACTTCCACTCGGTGTAAAAGTTCCTGCAAAAGCAACGACAGAAGCGAAATTTACTTGCAACCTTAATATGGCAGAGAATCCATTAGAGACAATTCTAAATTCACAAAGAATGTTGGGAGATGCTATATCCACAGACGCATTAAGTGGACTCACTGACGGTTCAGGTTCAAGAATGACTTTAGACGCCAATGATAACGTAACATTCACAGTCGGGGCATCATCGACCATTTTATCTTATGACATAAGCAGTGACGGAGCAGCTTCAGACAACAAGTTTCATACATTAGCCGGGCTTGCGGCAGAACTACAAAGCTTTGTGACAGGGTTAGCGGGACACGCTGCAGATACCGTAACAGTGGTTGCTGGGACAGGAGCCGGGGCACAAACCCAGATAAGATGGGCCAATAGCGCCGGAGCAACAGCTACGTTTGATTCTAATAATGCAGTATTAAAGGATATGTTTTCTTCATATAGCGGAACAGTATTAGCCGGGAATATAGATTCGGATAATTTCTTACATAACGCAACCGGTGCGGACAGACTTGAGGACTTATATTCGTCATCAGGGACAAATTTAGGGTTAACAGCCGGTGACACTTTGATATTTTCAGGAACAAATGGAACTAGCGCAGTAAATACGACACATGCGATGATTGCAGCAGATACCTTAGATACTTTATGCGGTTGGTTAGAGACAGATTTTTCAATAGCAACCGGGGAAGCAAAAATGGATTCTGACGGCAAACTTGTAATTGAAGGAGATAAAGGGACAGCC encodes:
- a CDS encoding TIGR02530 family flagellar biosynthesis protein, whose protein sequence is MVDKLTVTNSVNTKRPITPVSGGISDSKSGQIQGAGSTSFAELLREKGIQLSNHANTRIQSRNIPTSTENVSRLQSAIDKASAKGAKECLVLMDNTAYLVALKHLPDGKASQTVVTVISKDELQQRIFTSIDSVVIA
- a CDS encoding flagellar hook-basal body complex protein, which produces MIGSLYTGASGLRAHLLRLDVVSNNLANVNTIGFKAGRTTFEEALSRFISSARRADDDMGGINPAQIGTGVNVSSIDNIFTQGGLSSTGVTTDLAIQGNGFFTVKDNSGANYYTRAGMFRLDSLGHLVTPDGLRLQGKMADSEGTIASGTSIEDLILPLGVKVPAKATTEAKFTCNLNMAENPLETILNSQRMLGDAISTDALSGLTDGSGSRMTLDANDNVTFTVGASSTILSYDISSDGAASDNKFHTLAGLAAELQSFVTGLAGHAADTVTVVAGTGAGAQTQIRWANSAGATATFDSNNAVLKDMFSSYSGTVLAGNIDSDNFLHNATGADRLEDLYSSSGTNLGLTAGDTLIFSGTNGTSAVNTTHAMIAADTLDTLCGWLETDFSIATGEAKMDSDGKLVIEGDKGTANALTASITEAGNTIFNGSMGLAESQAATDITHSTSFSVYDSLGVTHTVTVKFQKDEITSNLWHWTTTLDRGTILNGGSGDVSFNSDGSLASFGYTGGVSAFSFDPEDGATNPVNIDFNAGTINAFDGITQLSGATTTIMSHQNGYAMGRLSTIAVNGNGEITGSFTNGITRTLAEVSLATFTNPAGLKKAGNSLWQEDVNSGTAVLGKAGTTLPDTSISAGYLEQSNVDMANEFIEMIIAQRGFQANSKTIALGDQMLAELAALKRI